In the genome of Cutibacterium equinum, one region contains:
- a CDS encoding DEAD/DEAH box helicase: protein MRLAEALDDMVDGRAPVTTDRGEREPGWDSPGARPLDPDMALDHIERAVARDGISMYEHQEEAILEILSGNHVIVTTPTGSGKSLIATAAHFACVAAGGRSYYTAPIKALVSEKFFSLCEIFGAANVGMVTGDASVNADAPIICCTAEILANIALREGRHARIDQVVMDEFHFIGDPDRGWAWQVPLSELPQAQQIIMSATLGDVTDLSEALTTITGRPTSVITGVVRPVPLQYSWSMQPVHEAIEELVEQQKAPVYIVHPSQKQALERAQSMTSMKLVSTEERHAIAAEIADFRFAKGFGSTVRKFITSGIGVHHAGMLPKYRRLVETLAQQGKLKVICGTDTLGVGINVPIRTVMFTSLTKFDGRRTRVLKSREFHQIAGRAGRAGFDTVGYVVAQAPEHVIANDKALAKAGDDPKKRRKVQRAKPPEGFVNYSEETFTKLIESTPETLHARMKITEAMLLNLLQRDEDTARAVQHLVDAATPVVAERRRLYRRAVQIGLSLLRSEVVHRLHEPTPGGRKFAMNEALQDDFALNQPLSAFASEAVATLDPESPTHALDVVSVIEATLDNPMTVLIAQQHAARGEAIARMKEDGYDYEDRMAAVEEIEWPRPLEESLNALFEIFAPSHPWIPADALQPKSVVRDMYERAMTFGEFCAHYKVQRSEGLVLRYLTDAYRALRQTVPESERTEELADLIFWLGEVVRSTDSSLIDEWEELTHPVDEEPEEVRPARTFTSNQRAFTVMVRNAMFRKVILAADDDFEALGELEPDGSAMTTNAWEDTLGDYWDEHDEINDGPDARAPGLFMIEKESGRRDSRIWLVRQIIDDPEGNHDWSITATVDLDECDEAEDLVLRTRAFSRLD, encoded by the coding sequence GTGCGCCTGGCCGAAGCCCTTGACGACATGGTCGACGGCCGCGCACCCGTCACCACCGACCGTGGGGAGCGCGAACCGGGCTGGGACTCCCCCGGCGCCCGTCCCCTCGACCCCGACATGGCCCTAGACCACATCGAGCGGGCCGTTGCCCGTGACGGCATCTCCATGTACGAGCACCAGGAAGAGGCGATCCTGGAGATTCTGTCGGGCAACCACGTCATCGTCACCACCCCGACGGGGTCCGGGAAATCACTCATCGCCACCGCAGCACACTTCGCCTGCGTGGCCGCAGGTGGGCGCTCCTACTACACCGCCCCCATCAAGGCCCTCGTCAGCGAGAAGTTCTTCAGCCTGTGCGAAATCTTCGGAGCCGCCAATGTCGGCATGGTGACCGGCGACGCCTCGGTCAACGCTGACGCCCCCATCATCTGCTGTACCGCCGAGATCCTCGCCAACATTGCCCTGCGCGAAGGCCGTCACGCCCGCATCGACCAGGTCGTCATGGACGAGTTCCACTTCATCGGGGACCCCGATCGCGGCTGGGCCTGGCAGGTGCCGCTGTCGGAACTCCCCCAAGCCCAGCAGATCATCATGAGCGCCACCCTCGGCGACGTCACCGACCTGTCCGAGGCCCTGACGACCATTACCGGACGCCCCACCAGCGTCATCACCGGAGTCGTCCGACCCGTCCCGCTGCAGTACTCCTGGTCGATGCAGCCCGTTCACGAGGCCATTGAGGAACTCGTTGAGCAGCAGAAAGCCCCGGTTTACATCGTCCACCCCTCCCAGAAGCAGGCCCTGGAACGCGCCCAGTCCATGACGTCGATGAAGCTGGTGAGCACCGAGGAGCGTCACGCCATCGCCGCCGAGATCGCTGATTTCCGCTTCGCCAAGGGGTTCGGCTCGACGGTGCGCAAGTTCATCACCTCGGGCATCGGCGTCCACCACGCCGGGATGCTGCCGAAGTATCGACGCCTCGTCGAAACCCTCGCCCAGCAGGGCAAGCTCAAGGTCATCTGCGGTACCGACACCCTCGGTGTCGGGATCAATGTGCCGATCCGCACCGTCATGTTCACCTCCCTGACGAAGTTCGATGGCCGTCGCACCCGGGTACTGAAGTCCCGCGAGTTCCACCAGATTGCCGGTCGCGCTGGTCGCGCCGGGTTCGACACCGTCGGCTACGTCGTCGCCCAGGCACCCGAGCACGTCATCGCCAACGACAAGGCCCTTGCCAAGGCCGGGGACGACCCCAAGAAGCGTCGCAAGGTGCAGCGCGCCAAGCCCCCGGAGGGGTTCGTCAACTACTCCGAGGAGACCTTCACCAAGCTCATCGAGTCCACCCCGGAGACCCTGCACGCCCGGATGAAGATCACCGAGGCGATGCTGCTCAATCTGCTGCAGCGTGACGAGGACACCGCGCGGGCCGTCCAGCACCTGGTCGACGCCGCCACACCGGTCGTGGCCGAGCGTCGACGTCTCTACCGCCGCGCCGTGCAGATCGGCCTGTCCCTGCTGCGCTCCGAAGTCGTCCACCGCCTCCATGAACCGACCCCTGGTGGCCGCAAGTTCGCCATGAATGAGGCCCTGCAGGACGACTTTGCCCTCAACCAGCCTCTGTCAGCCTTCGCCAGCGAGGCCGTCGCAACCCTGGACCCGGAGTCCCCAACCCACGCCCTCGACGTCGTCAGCGTCATCGAGGCGACCCTTGACAATCCGATGACGGTCCTCATCGCCCAGCAGCACGCGGCTCGCGGCGAGGCCATCGCGCGCATGAAGGAGGACGGCTACGACTACGAGGACCGGATGGCCGCCGTCGAGGAGATCGAGTGGCCGCGTCCCCTCGAGGAGTCCCTCAACGCCTTGTTCGAGATTTTCGCTCCAAGCCACCCGTGGATTCCCGCCGACGCTCTGCAGCCCAAGTCGGTGGTGCGCGACATGTACGAACGCGCCATGACCTTCGGTGAGTTCTGCGCCCATTACAAGGTGCAACGCAGTGAGGGACTGGTGCTGCGCTACCTCACCGACGCCTACCGTGCGCTGCGTCAGACGGTGCCCGAGTCCGAGCGCACCGAGGAACTTGCCGACCTCATCTTCTGGCTGGGGGAGGTCGTCCGCTCCACCGACTCCTCCCTCATCGACGAGTGGGAGGAACTCACCCATCCCGTCGACGAGGAGCCTGAGGAGGTCCGTCCGGCGCGGACCTTCACCTCCAACCAGCGGGCCTTCACCGTCATGGTGCGCAATGCCATGTTCCGCAAGGTCATCCTGGCTGCCGACGACGACTTCGAGGCCCTCGGGGAACTCGAGCCTGACGGTTCTGCCATGACGACCAACGCCTGGGAGGACACCCTGGGCGACTACTGGGACGAGCATGACGAGATCAACGATGGCCCCGACGCCCGCGCACCGGGTCTGTTCATGATCGAGAAGGAGTCGGGACGCCGCGACAGCCGGATCTGGCTGGTTCGTCAGATCATCGACGATCCCGAAGGCAACCATGACTGGTCGATCACCGCAACCGTCGACCTCGACGAGTGCGACGAGGCCGAGGATCTGGTGTTGCGGACACGGGCTTTCAGCCGACTCGACTGA
- a CDS encoding aldo/keto reductase, which produces MSVPTITLNDGITIPQLGFGTWQVPADEAEKAVSSALEAGFRHIDTAAIYGNEEGVGRALAASGLDRKDLFVTTKLWNDAHHADDARKAIETSLSKLGLDHVDLYLIHWPATVKYGDAYIEAWNALQEFKSEGLTRSIGVSNFKTEHLDAIEGATPSVDQIEMHPSFNQASFRKELAERGINPEAWSPLGQSKDLDNPVLADIATATGKSPAQVVIRWHLQIGNIVFPKSVTPSRIVENFDVFDFELSDEQVAAIDGLDHGNRIGGDPATADF; this is translated from the coding sequence ATGAGCGTTCCCACCATCACTCTCAACGACGGAATTACCATCCCCCAGCTCGGCTTCGGCACCTGGCAGGTTCCCGCCGACGAGGCTGAAAAGGCCGTCAGCAGCGCCTTGGAGGCCGGTTTCCGTCACATCGACACTGCCGCCATCTACGGCAACGAGGAGGGAGTTGGTCGTGCTCTCGCCGCCTCTGGTCTGGATCGCAAGGACCTCTTCGTCACCACCAAGCTGTGGAATGACGCCCACCACGCCGACGATGCCCGCAAGGCCATCGAGACCAGCCTGTCCAAGCTGGGCCTCGACCACGTCGACCTCTACCTCATCCACTGGCCTGCCACCGTCAAGTACGGAGACGCCTACATCGAGGCCTGGAACGCCCTGCAGGAGTTCAAGTCCGAGGGACTGACCCGTTCCATCGGCGTCTCCAACTTCAAGACCGAGCACCTCGACGCCATCGAGGGGGCCACCCCGAGCGTCGATCAGATCGAGATGCACCCGTCGTTCAACCAGGCGAGCTTCCGCAAGGAGCTGGCCGAGCGCGGCATCAACCCGGAGGCGTGGAGCCCGCTGGGCCAGTCGAAGGACCTCGACAACCCGGTGCTCGCCGACATCGCCACAGCGACCGGCAAATCCCCGGCCCAGGTCGTCATCCGCTGGCATCTGCAGATTGGCAACATCGTCTTCCCGAAGTCGGTGACCCCCTCGCGCATCGTCGAGAACTTCGACGTTTTCGACTTCGAGCTGTCCGACGAGCAGGTTGCCGCCATCGACGGCCTGGATCACGGCAACCGCATTGGTGGCGACCCGGCCACTGCCGACTTCTGA
- the nrdG gene encoding anaerobic ribonucleoside-triphosphate reductase activating protein, with the protein MRVAGIEPESIVDGPGIRFTVFAQGCPLQCPGCQNPGTWDPCGGQEVDVKEIISAMRSSVLASGLTLSGGEASRQPGECARLARAAHQMGWDVWAWSGFTMDALLRQARHSDELAQMLGQVDVLVDGPFQLPHRTLTLPWRGSSNQRIVDVPATLREGRTVEWAGDGAVSRVG; encoded by the coding sequence ATGAGGGTTGCCGGGATCGAGCCGGAGTCGATCGTCGACGGTCCCGGCATCCGCTTCACGGTCTTCGCGCAGGGGTGCCCGCTGCAATGTCCCGGGTGTCAGAATCCCGGCACCTGGGACCCCTGCGGTGGCCAGGAGGTTGACGTCAAGGAGATCATCTCTGCGATGAGGTCGTCAGTGCTGGCCAGCGGATTGACGCTGTCAGGCGGTGAGGCGAGTCGTCAACCGGGTGAGTGCGCGAGGTTGGCCCGTGCCGCCCATCAGATGGGGTGGGACGTCTGGGCGTGGTCCGGATTCACCATGGACGCCCTGCTGCGCCAGGCCCGCCATAGTGACGAGTTGGCGCAGATGCTGGGTCAGGTGGACGTCCTCGTCGACGGGCCCTTCCAGCTGCCCCACCGCACTCTCACCCTGCCGTGGCGGGGAAGCAGCAACCAGCGGATCGTCGACGTCCCCGCGACCCTGCGCGAGGGGCGGACGGTCGAGTGGGCCGGGGACGGAGCCGTCAGTCGAGTCGGCTGA
- the pgi gene encoding glucose-6-phosphate isomerase has protein sequence MQTPIDATKTPAWAKLTDLRTAFADGPHKLRRLFDADPKRAERYTLDVADLHVDLSKNLLTDEIRDVLLELADQTKVAERRDAMYSGEHINVTEDRAVLHTALRRPESDSLTVDGQEAVADVHEVLKKVYAFADKVRSGQWKGVTGKPIRTVVNVGIGGSDLGPVMAYEALKPYVKEGLECRFISNIDPTDAAVKTADLDPETTLVIIASKTFTTLETLTNARCVRAWLLDGLVASGAIEDSEDARRAAVAKHFVAVSTALDKVEEFGIDPVNAFGFWSWVGGRYSVDSAVGTSLAVAIGPKGFEEFLAGFHAVDEHFATAAPQQNVPLLMGMLNIWYVNFWNAHSHAVLPYAQYLHRFPAYLQQLTMESNGKSVRWDGSAVTTDTGEIFWGEPGTNGQHAFYQLIHQGTRLIPADFIAVANPAHPTKDGGTDVHELFLSNFFAQTAALAFGKTADEVRAEGTDEAIVPARMFSGDKPTTSIMADELSPKVLGELIALYEHITFVQGVVWGIDSFDQWGVELGKKLALQIAPAVSGDDDALKAQDSSTASLVTWYREHRQ, from the coding sequence ATGCAGACTCCCATTGATGCCACCAAGACTCCCGCATGGGCAAAGCTCACTGACCTGAGGACGGCCTTCGCCGACGGACCGCACAAGCTCCGCCGCCTGTTCGACGCTGATCCGAAACGCGCCGAGCGTTACACCCTCGACGTCGCCGACCTGCACGTCGACCTGTCCAAGAACCTCCTCACTGACGAGATCCGAGACGTCCTCCTCGAGCTTGCCGACCAGACCAAGGTCGCTGAGCGTCGCGACGCCATGTACTCCGGTGAGCACATCAACGTCACCGAGGACCGCGCCGTCCTCCACACAGCTCTGCGTCGACCCGAGTCCGACTCCCTCACCGTCGATGGGCAGGAGGCCGTCGCCGATGTTCACGAGGTGCTCAAGAAGGTCTATGCCTTTGCTGACAAGGTCCGTTCTGGCCAGTGGAAGGGGGTCACGGGCAAGCCGATCCGCACCGTTGTCAATGTTGGTATCGGCGGCTCCGACCTTGGCCCTGTGATGGCCTATGAGGCTCTCAAGCCTTACGTCAAGGAGGGGCTGGAGTGCCGCTTCATCTCCAACATCGACCCGACGGACGCCGCCGTCAAGACCGCTGATCTTGACCCCGAGACCACCCTGGTCATCATCGCCTCCAAGACCTTCACCACCCTCGAGACCCTCACCAACGCTCGGTGCGTGCGCGCCTGGCTGCTCGACGGCCTGGTCGCCTCCGGTGCCATCGAGGACAGCGAGGACGCTCGTCGCGCAGCCGTCGCCAAGCACTTCGTCGCCGTCTCGACCGCCCTGGACAAGGTTGAGGAGTTCGGTATCGACCCGGTCAACGCCTTCGGATTCTGGAGCTGGGTCGGCGGGCGTTACTCGGTCGACTCGGCCGTCGGCACCTCGCTGGCCGTGGCCATCGGCCCGAAGGGATTCGAGGAGTTCCTGGCTGGTTTCCACGCCGTCGACGAGCATTTCGCCACCGCTGCCCCCCAGCAGAATGTCCCGCTGCTCATGGGAATGCTCAACATTTGGTACGTCAACTTCTGGAATGCCCATTCCCACGCAGTGCTGCCGTACGCCCAGTACCTGCACCGCTTCCCGGCCTACCTGCAGCAGCTGACGATGGAGTCCAATGGCAAATCGGTGCGCTGGGACGGCTCGGCGGTGACCACCGACACCGGTGAGATCTTCTGGGGCGAGCCGGGCACCAACGGCCAGCACGCCTTCTACCAGCTCATCCATCAGGGCACCCGCCTCATCCCCGCCGACTTCATCGCGGTGGCCAACCCGGCCCACCCGACCAAGGACGGCGGCACCGACGTCCACGAGTTGTTCCTGAGCAACTTCTTCGCGCAGACGGCTGCCCTGGCCTTCGGCAAGACTGCTGACGAGGTGCGCGCGGAGGGCACTGATGAGGCCATCGTCCCGGCTCGCATGTTCTCTGGCGACAAGCCGACGACGTCGATCATGGCCGACGAACTGTCCCCGAAGGTTCTTGGAGAGCTCATCGCCCTCTACGAGCACATCACCTTCGTGCAGGGCGTCGTCTGGGGTATCGACTCCTTCGACCAGTGGGGTGTCGAGCTGGGCAAGAAGCTGGCTCTCCAGATCGCCCCGGCCGTTTCCGGTGACGACGACGCCCTGAAGGCCCAGGATTCCTCCACAGCCTCGTTGGTGACCTGGTACCGCGAGCATCGGCAGTGA
- a CDS encoding bifunctional 4-hydroxy-2-oxoglutarate aldolase/2-dehydro-3-deoxy-phosphogluconate aldolase, with translation MSAEVDEPGPIDVPTDGRLVFPDEVRASKIIAVLPDVASSDLMAPIEVMIQEKVRAFTLPVADAERRRAVLKIYRRRAVIGVHGVMTVDDVQGLVDDKVAFALPVAATPELLDALRQAGIPSAPDALTPTEVRAAWAAGADAVQVAPADMGSASYGDILTAMAPGVALVPRGGVGSYALRRWLASGALAVCLDEVLVGDVCADGVVSALRERCRSVLQVVADAEA, from the coding sequence ATGAGCGCAGAGGTTGACGAGCCTGGTCCCATCGACGTCCCCACCGACGGACGACTGGTGTTCCCCGACGAGGTGAGGGCGTCCAAGATCATCGCCGTTCTCCCCGACGTCGCCTCGTCGGACCTCATGGCTCCGATCGAGGTCATGATTCAGGAGAAGGTCCGTGCCTTCACCCTCCCCGTTGCCGACGCCGAACGCCGTCGCGCGGTGCTCAAGATTTACCGTCGTCGCGCCGTCATTGGTGTCCACGGCGTCATGACCGTCGACGACGTTCAAGGACTTGTTGACGACAAGGTCGCCTTCGCCCTTCCCGTTGCCGCCACACCCGAACTCCTTGACGCCCTACGGCAGGCCGGGATCCCGTCTGCCCCCGACGCCCTGACGCCCACCGAGGTCCGCGCAGCGTGGGCTGCCGGTGCCGATGCCGTCCAGGTCGCCCCCGCCGACATGGGCTCGGCCAGTTACGGCGACATCCTCACCGCCATGGCACCTGGCGTTGCCCTTGTTCCGCGCGGTGGAGTCGGGTCCTACGCACTGCGTCGGTGGCTGGCCTCCGGTGCCCTGGCGGTCTGTCTGGACGAGGTTCTCGTCGGGGATGTGTGCGCGGACGGAGTCGTCTCGGCGTTGCGTGAGCGTTGCCGGTCGGTTCTGCAGGTCGTTGCCGACGCCGAGGCCTGA
- the argS gene encoding arginine--tRNA ligase — MSSLPTQLAARIQAVTGTDPQLRPATKPQFGHFQSNVALRLAKEEGRPPRDVAADIVAKLDVEDLCETPDIAGPGFINLRLRSDVLARVASDLITDPHVGIVQVEQPQRVVIDYSAPNVAKQMHVGHLRSTIIGDCFNRVLSSQGHTVIPQNHLGDWGTQFGMLVEYIVENRLDVSTFDLPEVEQLYKDSKKTFDADPEFADRARRRVVKLQGGDEETLRIWRILIDVSLQGFNANYARLSVLLTDEDLAGESTYNDDLPRVVDELEADGLAVEDNGALCVFVEGQDAPMIVRKKDGGFGYDATDLAAIRRRVNTLKADRIIYVTDVRQSHHFEMLFQVAQMAGFLPDDVEAQHVGYGMVLGRDGRPFKTREGGTVSLASLLDEAETHAAPNIALAAIKYSDLSNGLQKDYVFDAERMVQTTGDTGPYLQYAHARVSQILRKAAAEANPNVDPEADLESMVWGRISVLDEPAEQQLALLLSRFGEVVEVVANDLTPHKLCTYLYELAGAYSVFYEQCPVLRSTGEVRGSRLALCAATRRVLARGLDLLGIDAPDRM, encoded by the coding sequence ATGTCGTCTCTTCCTACTCAGCTTGCTGCCCGGATCCAGGCCGTCACCGGTACTGATCCTCAGTTGCGCCCCGCCACCAAGCCACAGTTCGGGCATTTCCAGTCCAACGTCGCCCTGCGGCTGGCCAAGGAGGAAGGACGCCCGCCTCGCGACGTCGCTGCCGATATCGTCGCCAAGCTCGATGTCGAGGACCTGTGTGAGACCCCTGACATTGCCGGCCCGGGATTCATCAACCTGCGGCTGCGTTCCGACGTGCTGGCCCGCGTCGCATCCGACCTCATCACCGACCCCCACGTCGGTATCGTCCAGGTCGAGCAGCCTCAGCGCGTCGTCATCGACTACTCGGCCCCCAACGTCGCCAAGCAGATGCACGTCGGCCATCTGCGCTCGACCATCATCGGCGACTGCTTCAATCGGGTACTCAGCTCCCAGGGTCACACCGTCATTCCGCAGAACCATCTGGGCGACTGGGGCACTCAGTTCGGCATGCTCGTGGAGTACATCGTCGAGAACCGGTTGGACGTCTCCACCTTCGACCTGCCCGAGGTCGAGCAGCTCTACAAGGATTCCAAGAAGACCTTCGATGCCGATCCCGAGTTCGCTGACCGCGCCCGTCGTCGCGTCGTCAAGTTGCAGGGTGGCGACGAGGAGACCCTGCGCATCTGGCGCATCCTCATCGACGTCTCCCTCCAGGGATTCAACGCCAACTACGCTCGACTCTCGGTGCTGCTGACTGACGAGGACCTCGCTGGTGAGTCCACCTACAACGACGATCTGCCGAGGGTTGTCGACGAGCTTGAGGCCGACGGCCTGGCCGTCGAGGACAACGGTGCCCTGTGTGTCTTCGTCGAGGGCCAGGACGCCCCGATGATCGTCCGCAAGAAGGACGGCGGATTCGGTTACGACGCTACTGATCTGGCCGCTATTCGTCGTCGCGTCAACACGCTCAAGGCCGACCGCATCATTTATGTCACCGACGTGCGTCAGAGTCACCACTTCGAGATGCTCTTCCAGGTCGCTCAGATGGCCGGATTCCTGCCTGACGACGTCGAGGCCCAGCATGTCGGCTACGGCATGGTTCTTGGCCGCGACGGTCGTCCGTTCAAGACTCGTGAGGGTGGCACGGTCAGCCTGGCCAGTCTGCTCGACGAGGCCGAGACCCACGCCGCGCCGAATATCGCCCTGGCCGCCATCAAGTACTCCGATCTGTCGAACGGTCTGCAAAAGGACTACGTTTTCGACGCCGAGCGGATGGTGCAGACCACCGGTGATACCGGCCCATACTTGCAGTACGCCCACGCCCGCGTGTCCCAGATCCTGCGCAAGGCGGCCGCCGAGGCGAACCCGAACGTCGACCCCGAGGCCGACCTGGAGTCCATGGTGTGGGGTCGCATCAGCGTCCTCGACGAGCCGGCCGAGCAGCAGCTGGCCCTGCTGCTGTCGCGCTTCGGTGAGGTTGTCGAGGTCGTCGCCAACGACCTGACCCCGCACAAGTTGTGCACCTACCTCTACGAGCTGGCTGGCGCCTACTCGGTCTTCTACGAGCAGTGCCCGGTGCTTCGTAGTACCGGTGAGGTGCGCGGGTCCCGCCTGGCTCTGTGCGCGGCTACTCGTCGAGTTCTCGCTCGCGGTCTGGACTTGTTGGGTATTGACGCCCCGGATCGAATGTGA
- a CDS encoding SanA/YdcF family protein → MIVSTCIVALVALLGPWGLAGGLSAGRIHDVADTEPRDVAIVLGAQVLPSGAPSAYLRGRLDVAADLYRSGKAKVILVSGDNRETHYNEPKAMRDYLISKGVPEAKIVEDFAGFDTYDTCVRARRIFGVDRAIMVTQDYHEVRTVATCRMTGLDATGTPDRSQPRDKVWWKGWAREFGARGKMIIDVISHRDPVLGKHEDGVEKALKAA, encoded by the coding sequence GTGATCGTGTCGACATGCATTGTTGCCCTTGTCGCGCTGTTGGGGCCTTGGGGGCTGGCGGGAGGGCTCAGTGCCGGGCGTATCCACGACGTCGCTGACACCGAACCGCGCGACGTCGCCATCGTCCTGGGCGCCCAAGTCCTGCCCTCGGGCGCGCCGTCGGCCTATTTGCGAGGACGCCTCGACGTGGCCGCGGATCTTTACCGCAGCGGCAAGGCCAAGGTGATCCTGGTATCCGGGGACAACCGAGAAACCCATTACAACGAGCCCAAGGCGATGAGGGACTACCTCATCAGCAAAGGGGTTCCGGAAGCCAAGATCGTCGAGGATTTCGCTGGCTTCGACACCTACGACACCTGTGTTCGGGCTCGACGGATCTTCGGGGTTGATCGAGCGATCATGGTGACCCAGGACTACCACGAGGTTCGTACCGTCGCGACCTGCCGAATGACCGGTCTGGACGCCACTGGCACCCCGGACCGTTCGCAGCCTCGCGACAAGGTGTGGTGGAAAGGATGGGCCCGCGAGTTCGGGGCGCGCGGAAAGATGATCATCGACGTCATCTCCCACCGCGACCCGGTTCTGGGCAAGCATGAGGACGGTGTGGAGAAAGCCCTCAAAGCAGCCTGA